The DNA sequence ATCCGCATGTTAATCCGCCGCGGCCACCTCTCGGTCCTCGAGCACGCCGCCGCGACCTTCCGCGTCACCGGCGTCTCGCGCGCCCTCACCCACCAGCTCGTCCGCCACCGGTTGGCCTCCTACTCCCAGCGCAGCCAGCGCTACGTCGGCGAGGCCGGCTTCCCGTACGTCACGCCGCCGTCCGTAGCGGGGAACGCCGACGGCCACCGCGCGTTCGACGACGCCGTCGAGAACGCCCGCGCCGCGTACGAGAGACTAATCGGGATGGGCGTACCCCGCGAGGACGCGCGCTTCGTCCTCCCCAACGCGACGGCCACCGAGATAGTCATGACCGCCGATTTCCGCGAGTGGCGCCACGTACTCGCGCTCCGCGGCCACGCGTCGGCGCAGTGGGAGATACGCCGGCTGGCAATCGCCATCCTGAAAGAATTAAAGAGACAAGCGCCGGCGACTTTCGCCGACTTCGAAATCGACGAAACTAAGGAAACGATAACCGTCGTCAAGGAAAAGGGTGGTGGGAATAATG is a window from the bacterium genome containing:
- the thyX gene encoding FAD-dependent thymidylate synthase; translation: MEVELIAVTPDAEELIEAAARTCYDTGDRAGADSAAKFIRMLIRRGHLSVLEHAAATFRVTGVSRALTHQLVRHRLASYSQRSQRYVGEAGFPYVTPPSVAGNADGHRAFDDAVENARAAYERLIGMGVPREDARFVLPNATATEIVMTADFREWRHVLALRGHASAQWEIRRLAIAILKELKRQAPATFADFEIDETKETITVVKEKGGGNNV